The stretch of DNA atgatttttttatgtttttaatagaataggtaccaaagtagaaagcttaaaagtatattgaactaatttatcaaaaatatcaaccaaataatacctctGCATAaaatttagatctgttttctgcatcatatgccttaagcgtccgaaatatgattcagaacggtacttaaatattgatgaacgggtaaattctacctactcacgctaagcaaaagtcaaacacaaacgataatgagtagtgttgtcagatattggccgattatgttataattcaaatgtatttcttatatgaaatgatagtgaaaccaagggattactctaaataagcaattgtgatatcaattttatatttatatcatcagtgcattaagcaattcaaaatattataacaaagtgtccgaaatatgattcagaacggcattttttatgctaataaataatttttttctctacaacgaatatttataacgatttttgtggaaaaaaaagtacagatgaggaagatttttaacccctctggtacagattaaaatgtggcaacactggtcatgGGAGGTTACCGTCATGCACTTGAACTTTTGACACTGATACAAGAGATGCCCGTTCGAACAGGCTATACACCGAAGCTCGGTAGTCTGCACTGCATTATGTATCGCTCGTGTAAGTGGTTGCTTTCGTGTTGCCTCAAGCCTAGTTCCGGGTCCCCTAGATGGAAGAGAGCTGAGGACTCGAATTCGCCGTTGCTGAAAATCAACCATGTCCTTGGTGGTATTCTGTTCCTTTGCAGCTGGGTCCAACCTGGAACCCAAAATATCCAACAACAGTAGGTCTTTGTATTCTGCTGATTCAACCACCAGGGTTGGGATCTTGAACAATGCCTGAATTTTGTCTACGTTTCAGTAATTTGCTTTCGTTGAAACGTTTCATCAGCATGTCCCACGCTATCTGATAATTTCCTGTTGCGCAAGCGCTTTTGCCGCTCCTGTTAAACACTGTTAAACCTTTAGGTAGTGGAATTTTTCTACGTTTGGTAAATCGGTCTTATGGTGTATCAACGACAGGTATAGGTCTCTAAAACTCAACCACTCAGAAATATTACCATCGAATGTTTGCAATTTGATTTGTGACGAAAGTGATCGATAGTCGATTGTTGCGTCACATCAAGCCCTTGAGTAATTGCATTCGTACCAGATCCGCCTTTCAATTCATCTTCTCGAGTAATATCGATTTCACCTCATAATACCGATTTCCAAAATCGGATCGTTGCATAGAATACGTATCGTCTTCCACGGTGTAGTCGTCGTGCATTTCGATGTCAATGATAGCTTCATTTACCTTCTCTCATAATTCCTCGAGTTTATCCAATCTTACTGAAACACGAGTTGCAGTTGTGTCTTCTTCCACGGTGTCCAAAAATCGTCAGATATCGTTAAACATCTCTCGCAGAGATCTCAACCTCGTTTGCGGTGCCAGCGAAGAACTTCTTGTTGTTGGTGGCATTGTGCGTACTCGATTGTTTGTAGATATACAAGTGAAACAGTCTATGTAGTACCAATAgtaaggtaatatatatatatatatatagtaatAATTCGGCTAGTAATAGTATACTGTTCAAACTGACCTGACAAAACATGTTATGATAATGAATTTCCAATAACAGTGTGCCGGTTTATTCCCGTGTTCACAAGCTGTTACTCCTTAATAGTGATTCTTGTAATAGAGAAATATGCGGACCCCTCGTattacaaaatcaaaacaaacattgcgTAGTTGCACCAACACAAGCGTTCGCTGAGGAATGGATGAAATGTGTAGAACCAATACTGGacatataacagttcggctgaagaacttataaggtaacacagtaaaactattttttttttttgcaagattcaattttatttttcaacataaattcctcaaaataggcttcggtttcggtaatcacttcatcatcggtcttaaatttcttaccagcgagcattctcttcatgtctgctaatagaaaatagtcgctgggggccagatcttgagaatacggtggatgcggaagcaattcgaagcccaattcatacAATTTTGCcgtcgttttcattgatttgtgattttccatttgtttcacaataacaaaagttgtttCACTCTCAATGATGTCACTCACTGtcactgtcaaattttgacacaaattttgaaagatggtgctttgtgatagtcaagtaaatttttgcaagaggcgccatttagacgtcaaccttatgaacttttcagccgaactgttacaatTCGTTACAATTCGGAATATTTACCCGGAAGAAATATTTACGCAGAAGTTATGATCTTAGCGAATAAACCCTGGTGTGAGTTTAAATTATACAGTGGACGATGAAGCTGGGCAGTAGTGCGATTCTCAAATTCTTATATCACTTTACAATTCGCAATTCGCTATTTCGCTGATGGTGGCATTATATGTGTTTTGTTTATGTCCCATACGATGTGTCGACCGCTCAGGGCGAGTTAATAAATTCCGTTGTGGTTTATTCACAAAATTGGGAGAAAATGTATCTGTAGTGGATATTTATAATCCCAGCGGCTACTGGACATAGACTTTGTATAATTTACCTGGATGAACAAGGTATCCTTGCCTGGGTTTAGCTGACGCGGAATACCTAGTGATGCAATATAGTGATGTGTGTTCACTCAGTAgagatttttgtttgttatgcCGAAACCATGAAAATACTAGGATGTTCCTCATCGATATTTATGTTGTTAGTGCGTTGCATTGACGATGAATTTGTTCTGTGTTTATTTCCCAATTGTGCACTCCAACATGCAACAGAACCAAATAGTTAGTGTAGGATACTGAGAGTCCAACAACGGCTtgacattagagtgccaatgaaaatggccattttgaattttcgaaggaaacatgattaaaaatgttgattcccacaaaaaactaccctatgcaaaaaatCAGCTCTattggacttcatttactggtgtcgcgcagccgtcaaagtttgagtaaaagaaatcggggttttcgaaaaaaaattatgccaattgtcttcaaattgcatgaaacgtcgagatctattgTCGTATCGAAAACTTTTTTGTCAATAATCGACATTCTGGGACTTGATTGTTTTTTTAGGAATACGaggcgaaacgtatggtttatgGCTCCAGCGGAAATCgtcatttcgatttttcatacgggacttacTGCGAAATGttcatttgcacgataaaataccctatgcaaaataattgctcattcggacttcatttactattgtcgcagatctcaaaatttaagttttctgataatcgaaaaatcgcccaaGGGGGGAGGCATTGTTCATTGGTTgctcttctaatcgacccattCAAATTACCTTCTACTTtaaaattcttagtacttctacaataacttgccattataatatcagattattttcagacaaaattctcgttcaagatttttcaaccatttgcaaataacatgttcctccgctacatgaaataaatgtttgaacagaaaatatgatagaataaagacagccctaaatcggacaattccttcctcgagtttcgtTCTTACCaatacattcggcgatccattttgatTCGTAAAGATAGTAGAAGATATGCGTCTTATCACCTAGAAAACCATTTCCTGTTTCGCCCAAAGacaatggactaacaacgcttgtcactatttcaccatagaaacatttattgctctctaaaaccttcacatgccaatttATATTACATActcaatttatatttttgaacaattgctaatgcaataaaatgatcaaacataCGAAAATAACAACGACTTGGCCTGTATAAAAGGGTGCTGCAACCTTTCATGCACACGAATGTCTTGAAAATTGTCTACAGCCATTGATGGCTTGTAAACTTGTAATAGAACTTTtaccacttgttttttttttgttgatttgaattaattttcaacaacattccTTATAATATTTGAAAGCGTTTACCCCTTCTTTTATTCCCCCTCAAATGTTTGTcgtttattgatgtttctttaTGTGGTAGCTTCATGGTTTCAAATACCGTAAGCATTATATTGcttaaataataattatatatttgaattcaAGTTATTTGTTGTTCATAGTAAAACAATAATTTAAGGTTAGTCACAGAGCTTGAATTTTTTATTCTTCATTTTTGTTACATAGTTTCGTCTTTTTTGTCATTATCCCTTTGTATCATTTTCGTTTTCTTGATTCGTGGATTTGCATGGTTTTGTTGCCTTCTTCAGTTCTTCGAGTTTTTCCTTCTGCTCCATCCGTTCTTCCAGCTTCCTCAACTTAGCTAAtgtttggatttctttttctttcaGTTTTAACTCAGTTCACCCTTTTTCTTTCCTCAATTTTTTGGCGCTTCATCATTTCAATCAACTTCTTCGCAGGTACATTtctttacacaacatatcctaGGACTGCAGGACTGACCAATGCAGGTGTGAAGTGAGGCTTACTTTTACCGGGAGCTGATGAGTTGCCAAAATACACGGCAACATAGGGAGGGTTCATCGTTTCTTCTGTTAGAATTTCATCCAGTTGCACATTGTCTACTAATATTCAACTTCCCTCATATCTATCTGCTGGTCTGTAGTTGAACAacatgtgtattatttatacaagatttcaaaatattttggcGTGTTATATGAATCTACGCTTTGTATCCAAAATAGGCCTGAAAATTCACACTGTTGTATCACTTATTTCAACTATCGTAGGTAAAAAGTTCggttcaaatttcggacactttattttgtaatatattgaaggaaaattacattatacttgattatattttatagtcattGATGAACGATTAAATTCTATATGCTCAGGCTAAGCGAACATCTAACACAatcgataatgagtagtgctgttggattttttcctattatgttataattttaaataatacttatataaaatgatagtgaaaccaaggggttGCTCTAaaccaggggttttcaaatggtacttcgcgggaaatttgtgctacgcgaaaacccaccttgaagaaaaatattctttaatttgatttcactgggcatatattgatttatcttgtttactaCGGGATGTAGTGTAACTGCGacgcgcaaccgaaatagagttgttcccagttgggtaatgtcaatgcaaatagAATTTGTTTGcaaaatgcaggtgctccgtcaaagttttttgctataaaaagtgctctgccataaaaaaaatctgaaaacccctgctctaaacaatcaattgtgatattgattttatagttatatcatcatggcattaagcatttcaagatattatttcgaaatcttctcgttacagttttatgggcctaccgcaaggctcctgcctaaaccccctcttgtacagtttttacgtcaatggtatggatgattgtctaactagagactgcacgctgagacaatttgcagacgatggagttatttccatcacgggtactaatcccgtcgttctgcaaaagtcgttgcaagataccctgaataATCTGTTCACGAGGGCCTTAAGGTGGGTTTGGTTTcgacatcttcaatgaaaattccagtgcctctttcaaactcaaaaatccttgttccgtgtatgtcgctgaactgggtgagatatactacgcactagggaccattgaaacattgcccatccattattttattttttcagctcaatagaggcaatccgctcaatgaaagttgataaacgctcatcataacaagaataagacatctattcagtgttttggtcgaaaaattattcaatattaccttagcatggattccctctcattgctcgattccggggaatgagaaagcgaactcgctagctaaggtgggtgcatcagaaggcacactatttgaaaggcaaattgcttcacgctcgtaagttggcagcgctgtGGAGTGAAAATAAGGTTCGgccgttggttacacacgattatccctaaggtctcgacgagtacatggttcaaggggttgaatgtaggtcgtgatttcattcgcgtgatatctcggcttatgtccaatcactacgacctaaacgcgcatctttatcgcagcaaacaatcttgtgattgtggcgatggctaccacgacatcgagcatgttgtctggtcgtgtatccggttccatgctgcctgctctcagctttccagagcattgagggcacaaggcagacaatcggttatacccgtccgggatatctaaTGTAGCCGCGATCCtgatttctgcttcatctatacctgttcctcagataCGCccatgtcaacgtttaatgatgtttcctccgttgtatccatgtattatatccctcctatccgatcgataaacttttacttagtcgcggcaatacatacacatactctctacagatacacaggtcgaaggttgtgcaggccactgaacattcaacaagagccaaaggttgtaccgctcatgacaactctacacgagctgaagattgtaccgcccagtgactattctaccctggattcctcgagtcaagagagatgcaccacgattgatatgaggtacagactaggggggcgtcgctgattaatgatcagttgctccccaataggaagtatcccgtgtcggccacacatacagagtactggagactgcaacatcccaattatgagaatctttgtaatactaacctcgagccaatcgCCATATTACTATcatagtcgtaagacaaaaattgtcaaaatattgaactcccggccccgtcaggctaacgccatatgtgccttaataaaatatatattttggaaaaaaatatatagaatttTACCTTATtcagtatatttttatttattttatactgCTCACAATTTTGTTTCATGAAAATGCCCAGCTTTTTCGTCAAGCTAACAAATTATaaattcttattattaaaatgaaaaatatgtcaAAATTTCAAGTATATCTGGCATCTCATTTCACGCAATGAAAAGGCAAGTTCCTCAGGATAACCCACATTTGTTGATTCTGAACTTATGAAAGCAATACTATGGGTTTTCAAATGAAATAAGTGATATACCCTATAAATTACGCAGTGAGAAATTTTCCATAACCACCGTGAATACTGCTGATCACTACAATTGGCACGAATgcataaaatattgttttcagcTTAATTCACATGTTTGGTTCAGTAGATTAACGAGGAATTAAGCTTTTCATATTATTTCTTATGTCTCGAAAAACGTGATATaagcgaaacattttcagtgatgAATTCGAGAGTGATAAAAACGAGAACACACAGTAAGTGATGtaatcgagacgttactgtaTTATGAATTCATCATCAGATTGTTCAGCCATAGTGGACCAagtttatgaaaaatatttttcaattggggAGAATGATTGAAAGCTACTAAAACTGCAAAGCTTCAAACTTTGAGTTCGATTTCCTCGAAATATGTTACTCAGTCCGGTCTGACTGACACCAACCATATGTATGACAAATTCGAATTATAACTGACTTTTCATAATAGCTATCGACCTTTTTTCAAGAAATCGTAATTCGAAATCCAGTTATCTGATTTAAGTAATGTCTAGGACAAAGATTTCGGAAAATTAATAAACTATTTAGTAGGAGCTTATTCAAGGGAGCAAAGCAAATTTTGTATTGAAGAGAGCAGAGAAAAGTGTTAAGTTTTTGATCTACGAGTAGGCTGCTTAATTAAGTGAAAATATCACAATAGAATAATACGTTCACGGTCCACGCTTTTACGTTTCCAGATCAATACGATAAGATTTATTTCAAAGCGTGTAATGGAGTTTGATTGGAACTGGCGGTGCGAATAGAACGAGTTTACTTCCAAATTATCCACTTCTTAAATAATTCATATCTTTCCGTCAAATGCAATATGTCATGcatttatcaaaaattgaatttaatattatatatatatatatatattaatcagacatctgagtTCCGAGCTACTATTCCTCGAAAAAAAGTCAACGATTCTGAATATTAAGATCATATTCAGAATCGTTGACATCTCGTTGAAAAATAGTCATAGTCATGGTCATATGATATTGACAAATAAGAGTTGTGGGTATTGACTTCTCGAACAACCCAATACTGCAGTAAATAATCCTATGTAATCAATGACTGATTAGAACGCATGAAACCATTATCAGTATTAAACTAACAAATATGCGCAAACGCGCCTTCGTCACTATCACCTAGTATTTATTAAGCGCATTTGATATGAGCTATGCAGTGTTAATCACTAGTCACTCATTCAGTATTAATCGATAGTGCATCACGCCAGTTTCGCATTTGGCAAAAGCTGTTCGAAAATATGGATTATTTTAAGTTGTTGGTATTTGCAACAATAACGAAAACTGCTAACCTCTTaatcaaaattgtttgtttacacTTCTAGTATCCTGATTGGACTACTCGTCCAATCCACCCTATTTCCAGCGCAGCTGATACCCTGTGATCGAATCCACAATAACCGAACTTGCCACATTTACAATGTTACCATCGGAGAGAACCACCAAACAATTCAGTTTCAAGAAATTCGCCAATTTATCATCGAATCCAGtaacatttcatatttttcgaCTGATCTGTTTGCCAACTTGGGAGAGGCGAATTTTCTTACCCTTAAAAAAGGCAATGTGCGTGAGATTAATTTTAGTTCGGATAACCTTATCTCACTACGGATTGATAGAACAGGATTGCAAAACTTGACGATCGCCTCTACGGTGAATCACAACCTGAACACCCTTATAATCAATCACAATCCGATCTCAGTGCTGCCGAGTTCGATTCACTATCTTATGGCGTTATCCTTGCTGGATTTATCCCGGAACCAATTGACGTATCTTGACCTGAATTGGTTCCAGCAGATGAATAACCTGCTTGTTTTGGATCTCTCATGGAACCATCTCGCCCTTATCGATGGGAGCCCAACGCTTCGGCTGAGCCGTTTGCGCAACCTGTGGATCAACCACAATCACCTTTCCCAGATCGCTTGGTTCCCGATTGGGTTTCCAAAGTTGGAGCGAGTGCGTCTGTCGGAAAACTACTGGAGCTGCGTCTGGATTCGCAGCGTGAGGAGATTGATTTGGGAGGGTAAAATTCATCTCTACGATTTCGATAGACACTGTTCTGAAGCTAGCGAAGGAGGTCTCTGCTGCTACGAAGCACTAACGGCTCCTTCCCACGCAAAGTTTGAATTAATCGATATCGAGTTTGGATCGCAGATTGATGGGTTTGTACGGGATCAGGTGAAGGAGCATTCCACCATCGTTGCTGAACAAGCGGAAAATAATCACGCCAGTTGTAGATTATTGGAGGACAAAATACGTTTGTTACAGAAAGATAAACTTCTTCTCGAGAAAGAGAATATTGAATTCAAGGAACAGTTTTCAAAGAAGGTGGCATTATTACAGAATAATTTGGTGGAAGTGAAGAAAGACTTGGAAGAATCCGAAGGGGTTATATCGCGATACAGGTTTAAGGAACGTTTAAATCTGATGgaaataattaaatatttaaacgGGACGAGGAATTGAAAAGTGTAAAAGTTTATGTCATCTATGTTAAGCTAGAACACGGTTCTAACATCAAAAGAatattcattcgaataaaacaGACTCAGTAAATTATTTGCTTTCTTGGCAAGAACAAATTCTATGATATTATTtcaatacaaaagaaacacaaatttctgtattactcgagaattattcaagcaaatgaaatcaatatgtgcatattgagattttagggtgtaatggatgtttcaatggtggttgaactctccaccccctctctaaggggggctgccatagaaatgaaacccgaatttctgcataactcgagaactaatcaagcaaatggaaccaaattaggcttatggaggttttagggtacaacaaatgtttctatgatggttagactctccaccccctcctTAGGATGGGGGGAggtatgccatacaaatgaaacacaaatttctgcattatgcgagaattaatcaagcaaatgaaaccgaattaggcatttggaggttttagggtgcaataaatgattctatggtggttagatacccctcccccacTTTcttaggaggggctgccatacaaatggaacacaaatttctacattactcgagaaataatcaagcaaatgaaaccaaattaggcatatggaggttttagggtgcaatgaatgtttctatggtggttagactctccaccccctctctaaagggggctgccatacaaatgaaacacaaatttctgcataactcgaaaactaatcaagcaaatggagccaaatttgacatgtgaagattttaggaggcacgaaacgtttctatggtgaatagacactcctccccctctctaagtggagaagagggaaggggtatgtctttattctatcatattttctgtatcaaacatttattccgtgtaacggagaaacatgttatttgcaagtggttgtaaaatcttgaacgagaattgtgtttgaaaataatctgatattataatgatgagttttggtagaagtactaggaattttttagtgaaaggtaaattcattggggtcaattagaagatcaatcaatgaacaggactcatgaacttgcgcttagtgagaaaacgtgaatgtattGATGACAATCAATATGTGCATCCTATCTCAAAGAACGAAAACTTCGCGTTACCATCGGTGATAGCAGCTCCAACATTTTTTCTGCAGCTTCCGGTATTCCTCAAGGAAGCCACCTCGGACCCCTGATCTTTCTAATCTACTTCAACGACATTTGCTTGGTATTAGAAGGACCTCGCGTTTCGTTTGCGGATGATTTAAAAATCTATTGCCGTATTAGTTCTGTAGCCGACTGCTGGTTTCTTCAACGACAACTGGATATTGTAGCCGAATGGTGCGCCACGAACTGTATGGTTATAAATCCATTAAAATGTTCCACGATATCCTTCTCTAGGAAAAAAGAACCGATCACGTTCGAATACGTTCTCTCTGGTGTTCCCATTCCACGAGTTATGAAGATCAAAGATCTTGGAGTGATACTGGATTCGAGACTGTCATACAAAGAACATGTATCGTATGTTGTAGATAAAGCATCTAGAAACTTGGGATTCATTATGCGGGTTTCAAAAACTTTCACGGACGTACATTGTCTCAAATCCCTGTATTGCGCTCTAGTTCGGCCTGTTCTGGAATACTGCAGTATCGTTTGGAATCCGCACTATCAAACTGGCATTACGAGAATCGAGTCCGTTCAGAGAAGATTCATTCGGTACGCACTTCGCCTGCTTCCGTGGCGTAATCCTCATCAGCTCCCTAGTTACGAAACCCGATGCTTGTTGATCCATCTGGATTCACTGCTCTGCAGAAGAAAGCTAGCTAAGTCTTTGTTTGTAGCGGATACACTCACTTGTCGCGTCGATTCTCCAGAAATTTTAAGCCACCTAAATCTCAACGTACCACCTCGACGGTTGCGGAGAGTTCCTTTTCTGCGGACCATACTTCGGCGAACGAATTATGGCATTTACACAGCAATAGCAAGCCTTCAGCGTGCATTCAACACAGTTTCTACGGCGTTTGATTTTAACATTTCGCGTGTTACATTGAAACAACggtttttagaattaattagaGTTAGATAATTGTATCATTTGGACCACTGTAGTCTGTTGATGCCAGAaccaataaacaaataaacaaataaacaaaaaaacaaattttgggcgggacgaagtttaccgggtcggCTAGTCTCTAATAAAACtggcgcaagtaatactacattgAAAAGGCAAACATTGGAAATGTTAGTGACATTGAAggagaacatagcgagggtcgtatgaacgatgAGTGTCagcgatgaattccagattattgttttttctttgaaTCACAGTTTCTCGCGTCGCACAGTGACTTCCATGATACCAGACTTAttaaaacttattgaataacttggtattccccaaatattttgtttttgcacaaccttaacacctgcttcagcatagcgtcagttcaatgcattgatgcaatgtcaaaggcaccaaccaagcctttatgatgacagaacacaaacaatgttaactgtttgtaaaaaggctgaatatttggctCAGCAGAggttcattactaataccctagcataaataattccctcccgctatctcccccccccccctgtttatatttatcattacaaatggtgtttcagcgtagcgaagatgcactatttttacttacgggttatgaagcacgcacgtacgcacacaaatatccatatatcgagggcttgaagcaactaaatatacacacacttatctctgttttgcgctcttctaaATAGAAGcaatttctgttaatattgccagtctagattagcttagttgtcatcctttgtgtagagagttttcctaccatcATGCGAAACCCAATCACAGGCAAAATTcccaaacatttattttcttggtgagccgacgatagcctagcttgatgagtccccacacaattgtgtagttcaaaaCATTAATACaaggcgtcagtttgatgcaatgattacaatgccagagacatcagtgagtgagtaatttggtcgcgtccacagctcagtccgaaatgaagacatgtgaagcaaacaaggaagaacaagtgatgttcattgtttcgtatctagaatgATACTGAAAGcatttccttcctttccttgttgaaaTAAAGAGACTTTATActtattcagttcattcgaaAAGACCCTTgaaaaactctactctttcctcatattactcctccaccaccattgccttgagaaaaccattcgattcttcgccgtccagctcgcccagcaacggtgttgtccagtcggtgtcctcacgaagaatgaagtttgcctcaccaagatccactgtttatactctaggcaaatattccccttcgttcttcttcttttcctttgttcacggagactttacatcttactatttctccttcgttgctcgtcgataagttgctcgttattgacagctctgttcgggaaagcacacaaatggacagaacaaatgtatgaggaaatgaaaatgcttccaattttcatcaatttaaaccatatacagactatgggattgtaattatagcatatcaaacaaatcttagagaatttccgattcgtttggtatgtaaatcgccagaatccgttcgcggcaaaaatagttattaccgttaactttatttcataaaaacgtgttttctgatttggcaccctttctgaaagacgtagttctacgtcaaaaaatagaaaaatatagcgcccttgcacccgagaccatgaaaaccataaaaaacaaatacaatcaataattttgaaaacaaaatccaattttttgcgAGTGTAATATTAGAATTAGTTCATTAcccttaatttgatatgtcgatcat from Toxorhynchites rutilus septentrionalis strain SRP chromosome 3, ASM2978413v1, whole genome shotgun sequence encodes:
- the LOC129777072 gene encoding uncharacterized protein LOC129777072 — its product is MDYFKFILIGLLVQSTLFPAQLIPCDRIHNNRTCHIYNVTIGENHQTIQFQEIRQFIIESSNISYFSTDLFANLGEANFLTLKKGNVREINFSSDNLISLRIDRTGLQNLTIASTVNHNLNTLIINHNPISVLPSSIHYLMALSLLDLSRNQLTYLDLNWFQQMNNLLVLDLSWNHLALIDGSPTLRLSRLRNLWINHNHLSQIAWFPIGFPKLERVRLSENYWSCVWIRSVRRLIWEGKIHLYDFDRHCSEASEGGLCCYEALTAPSHAKFELIDIEFGSQIDGFVRDQVKEHSTIVAEQAENNHASCRLLEDKIRLLQKDKLLLEKENIEFKEQFSKKVALLQNNLVEVKKDLEESEGVISRYRFKERLNLMEIIKYLNGTRN